In the genome of Streptomyces sp. P3, the window CGCTCGGGAGCGATCCGGTGGGCGGTCAGGGTCTGCTCGACCAGGGCCATGAACGGCTCCGGCCCGCAGACGTAGAAGTCCGCCCCCTCGTCGGCCAGGGCCCGTATCTCCGCCGGGGTGACCAGCCCGTCCCGGTCGTCGAAGTGATGGCGCAGGTCCAGCCGGCCGGGGTGACGCGCGGCGAGGGCGTCCAGCGCCTGGTGGAAGATGGCCGCCCCGGCGCTCTGATGTGCGGTCAGCAGTCCGACGTCACGGCGAGTCGTCGCCAGCGTGCTCTTGACCAGCGAGAACACCGGAGTGATGCCGCTGCCGCCGGCGTACGCGACGAGAGGCCGGTCGCCGGCGTCCCCGCGCAGGCAGAACGAACCGCCGGGCAGGGTGGCCTCCAGCGAGTCGCCGGGCCTCAGCTGCTCGTGCATCCAGCCGGAGACCAGCCCGCCCGGCACGCGCTTGACCGTGACACACACCTCCCCGTCTGTGTCGGGCGAGGACGACATCGAGTAGCTCCGCAGTGTCCCGCACACCTTGAAGGTCAGGAACTGCCCGGCCCGGTAGGGGAAGCGCGCGTCGAGGGCGAAGGTGCGGGTGTCCGGTGTCTCGTCGACGACCCGGGTGATCCGCACCGGATGGAAGCCATGGTCCCGTGCCATGTATGGAACTTACCTTCTCGATATGGGAGAGTGCAATTCTCCAAACGAGGGAGGAGTATCTGTCATGACGGCGATTCCCCCCGGCGCCCTGCGGTCGATCCCGCCCGGACTCGCGGCGCGCTACGAGGCCGAGGGCTGGTGGACCAGGGAGACCCTGGGCGACCTGCTGGCGGCCCGGTTGGGCAAGTCCGGGGACGTGGAGTTCCGCGTGCACTCCGAGGTGCGGCCCTGGCAGGGCACGTTCGCCGACGTGGAGCGTACGGCGCGGCGGCTGGCCGCAGGTCTGCGGGCGCGTGGAGTCGGCCCGGGCGACGTGGTGGTCATGCAGCTGCCCAACTGGATGGAGGCGGCGGCCGTGTTCTGGGCCTCGGCCTTCCTCGGTGCCGTCATCGTCCCGGTGGTCCACTTCTACGGGCCCAAGGAGGTCCGCTACATCGTCGAGGCCACCCGCCCGAAGGCCTTCTTCGCCGCCGAGCGCTTCGGGCGGACGGAGTTCCGACCGGACCTGTGTGCCGAGGTGCCGGTCGTCGGCGTCGTCGGGCGGGACTTCGACGAGCTGCTCGCCGACGAGTCGCTGGCCGGTGTCCTGCCGGTGGACCCGGACACCCACGCCCTCGTCGCCTTCACCTCCGGCACCACCCGGGACCCCAAGGGCGTCATCCACAGCCACCGCACCCTCGGCTATGAAACCCGGCAGCTGGCCGCGAGCTATCCCCCGGACCGGGGACGGCAGTTCACGGTGGCGCCGGTCGGCCACTTCATCGGCATGATCAACGCGTTTCTCATCCCGGTCCTCGACGGCACCCCGGTCAACCTCGGCGACTCCTGGGACCCGGCCCGGGCGCTCGCCCTCATGCGGGACGAGGGTCTCACCGTCGGCGGCGGTGCGACGTACTACATGACCAGTCTGCTCGACCACCCCGACTGCACCGAGGAACACGTCGCGCGGCTGAAGTACGCCGGACTGGGGGGCGCCTCCATCGCCTCCGCCGTGACGAACCGGCTGGAGTCCCTCGGCGTCACCGTCTTCCGGGCCTACGGCTCCACCGAGCACCCTTCGGTGACCTGCACCCCGTACGACGGCCCCGCCGCCAAACGCCTGCACACCGACGGCCTCCCGTTGCCCGGTGCGGAGGTCCGGCTCGCCGAGGACGGTGAGATCCTCACTCGCGGTCCCGACCTCTGCCTCGGATACACCGACACGGAGCTCACCGCCGCCGCCTTCGACGCCGACGGCTGGTACCGCACCGGCGATATAGGCGTGCTCGACGCCGACGGCTGGCTGACCGTCACCGACCGCAAGGCCGACGTCATCATCCGGGGCGGGGAGAACATCAGCGCCCTGGAGGTCGAGGAGGTCCTGCTGGGGCTGGACGGTGTGGCGGAGGCGGCCGTGGTGGCCGTGCCGGACCCGCGACTGGGGGAGCGGGCCGCCGCCGTCCTGCGCATGCTGCCCGGCTGGTCGGCGCCGAGCCTCGACGAGGTGCGCCTGCACTTCGGCCGCGCGGGCTTGGCCCGGCAGAAGTGGCCCGAGATGGTCCACAAGGTCGAGGACTTCCCGCGCACCCCGAGCGGCAAGGTGAAGAAGTTCGTCCTTCGCAAGCACATTGCCACTCCCACGATGTGAGAATACGATTCTCGCAAACGGTGAAGGAGGATCTCATGCCCTCTCGTGAACTCGCGTATCCGCTGTTCGACGCGGACAACCACCTCTACGAGACGCAGGAAGCGCTCACCAAGTACCTCCCTGAGGAGTACCAGGGCGCCATCCAGTACGTGAACGTCGACGGTCGCACCAAGATCGCGATACGCGGGCAGATCAGCGAGTACATCCCGAACCCCACCTTCGAAGTCGTCGCCCGCCCCGGCGCGATGGAGGAGTACTTCCGGGTCGGCAACCCCGACGGCAAGACCCGCCGGGAGATCTTCGGCGAGCCCATGCGCTCCATCCCGGCCTTCCGTGAACCGGCGCCACGTCTTCAGCTGATGGACGAGCTCGGCATCCAGCGCAGCCTGATGTTCCCGACGCTGGCGAGCCTCATCGAGGAGCGCATGAAGGACGACCCGGAGCTGATCCACGTCGTCGTCCACTCCCTCAACCAGTGGTTGCACGACACCTGGGGCTTCACCTACAAGGACCGCATCTTCACCGTCCCCGTCATCACCCTCCCGATCGTCGACAAGGCGATCGAGGAGCTGAACTGGGTCGTGGAACGCGGCGCCCGCGCCATCCTCATCCGCCCCGCACCGGTCCCCGGCTTCGGCGGCACCCGGTCCTTCGCGCTGCCCGAGTTCGACCCGTTCTGGAAGCGGGTGGTGGAGACCGGCGTGCTGGTCGCCCTCCACTCCTCCGACAGCGGTTACTCGAACTACGCCAACGACTGGGAGGGCCAGCGACGCGAGTTTCTGCCCTTCAAGCCCAACGCCTTCCGGCAGGTCAACGAGTGGCGGCCGATCGAGGACGCCGTCTCCTCGCTGATCTGCCACGGCGCGCTGTCCCGTTTCCCCGAGCTGAA includes:
- a CDS encoding ferredoxin--NADP reductase, whose protein sequence is MARDHGFHPVRITRVVDETPDTRTFALDARFPYRAGQFLTFKVCGTLRSYSMSSSPDTDGEVCVTVKRVPGGLVSGWMHEQLRPGDSLEATLPGGSFCLRGDAGDRPLVAYAGGSGITPVFSLVKSTLATTRRDVGLLTAHQSAGAAIFHQALDALAARHPGRLDLRHHFDDRDGLVTPAEIRALADEGADFYVCGPEPFMALVEQTLTAHRIAPERILVERFTPTAPVEAAEEAPAGPSEPVAGTVTVDLRGERRTVPQRPGETLLQSARRAGFTPPFSCESGDCATCMARLTDGEAKMQVNNALDADEVAEGHVLTCQAEPTTPDVTVVYED
- a CDS encoding AMP-binding protein yields the protein MTAIPPGALRSIPPGLAARYEAEGWWTRETLGDLLAARLGKSGDVEFRVHSEVRPWQGTFADVERTARRLAAGLRARGVGPGDVVVMQLPNWMEAAAVFWASAFLGAVIVPVVHFYGPKEVRYIVEATRPKAFFAAERFGRTEFRPDLCAEVPVVGVVGRDFDELLADESLAGVLPVDPDTHALVAFTSGTTRDPKGVIHSHRTLGYETRQLAASYPPDRGRQFTVAPVGHFIGMINAFLIPVLDGTPVNLGDSWDPARALALMRDEGLTVGGGATYYMTSLLDHPDCTEEHVARLKYAGLGGASIASAVTNRLESLGVTVFRAYGSTEHPSVTCTPYDGPAAKRLHTDGLPLPGAEVRLAEDGEILTRGPDLCLGYTDTELTAAAFDADGWYRTGDIGVLDADGWLTVTDRKADVIIRGGENISALEVEEVLLGLDGVAEAAVVAVPDPRLGERAAAVLRMLPGWSAPSLDEVRLHFGRAGLARQKWPEMVHKVEDFPRTPSGKVKKFVLRKHIATPTM
- a CDS encoding amidohydrolase family protein, with the translated sequence MPSRELAYPLFDADNHLYETQEALTKYLPEEYQGAIQYVNVDGRTKIAIRGQISEYIPNPTFEVVARPGAMEEYFRVGNPDGKTRREIFGEPMRSIPAFREPAPRLQLMDELGIQRSLMFPTLASLIEERMKDDPELIHVVVHSLNQWLHDTWGFTYKDRIFTVPVITLPIVDKAIEELNWVVERGARAILIRPAPVPGFGGTRSFALPEFDPFWKRVVETGVLVALHSSDSGYSNYANDWEGQRREFLPFKPNAFRQVNEWRPIEDAVSSLICHGALSRFPELKVAVIENGASWVEPLLSRLADVHKKMPHEFRENPVDVFKRHIHISPFWEEDMAELGNLIGIERVLFGSDYPHPEGLADPVTYVDHLPKLSEEDKARVMGGNLARLIDA